One genomic segment of Brevibacillus laterosporus LMG 15441 includes these proteins:
- a CDS encoding Crp/Fnr family transcriptional regulator, whose protein sequence is MPVETKTFVDQISRAFWEDMKRMSTLVESIPGKPLFFDGDPADYVYLVESGKVRLSKTSTDGKELTLQVYNPGELFGLFGLFNSSLCYSATAVVLQPGELRVISRASLEELLTANGAYCVEFLRWMSLENRRMQSKFRDLLLNGKTGALYSTLIRMCNTYGRQLPNGILIDLSLTNKDLAQFIGLTRESVNRLLGDLKKLDVIEPLPNGYILVKDIHYLREKICCDDCPPDICRL, encoded by the coding sequence ATGCCTGTAGAAACGAAAACCTTCGTGGATCAAATATCCCGAGCATTTTGGGAAGATATGAAACGTATGTCGACCCTCGTTGAAAGTATTCCGGGTAAGCCGTTATTTTTTGACGGAGACCCTGCTGATTATGTTTATTTGGTAGAAAGCGGTAAGGTTCGGCTATCTAAGACAAGCACAGACGGAAAAGAATTAACCCTTCAAGTATATAATCCGGGTGAGTTATTTGGGCTGTTCGGGTTATTTAATTCATCCCTGTGTTATAGCGCTACTGCCGTTGTCCTACAGCCCGGTGAATTACGAGTCATCTCTCGCGCGTCCCTAGAAGAGCTCCTTACGGCAAACGGAGCCTATTGTGTAGAGTTCCTACGTTGGATGAGTCTTGAGAACCGCCGTATGCAATCTAAGTTCCGCGATCTTTTATTAAACGGAAAAACAGGTGCGCTCTATTCAACTCTCATTCGCATGTGTAACACATACGGCCGTCAGCTTCCAAACGGTATCCTGATCGATCTATCACTGACCAATAAAGACTTAGCTCAATTTATTGGACTTACACGCGAAAGTGTTAATCGGTTATTAGGTGATTTAAAAAAACTAGATGTTATTGAGCCTCTGCCAAATGGCTACATTCTAGTAAAGGACATTCACTATTTACGGGAAAAAATATGCTGTGATGATTGTCCACCAGACATTTGCCGTTTGTAG
- the yjcZ gene encoding sporulation protein YjcZ gives MSIFNGSNNFEIILVLFILLVIIACCCCNR, from the coding sequence ATGAGTATTTTCAACGGATCAAACAACTTTGAAATTATCTTGGTTCTATTTATTCTATTGGTAATTATTGCTTGCTGTTGTTGCAATAGGTAG
- a CDS encoding Nramp family divalent metal transporter, with product MTDQHHEAVASEQGKGWRKGITQPSLQEVHSSMRVPKNASKFRKFLAFAGPGYLVAVGYMDPGNWATDLAGGSQFGYTLLSVILLSNIMAMFLQALAGKLGIVTGRDLAQACRDHYSKPVAMVLWVLCEIAIAACDLAEVIGSAIALNLLFGIPLLYGVLITAIDVLLVLFLQNKGFRYIEAIVIALIGTIGVCFGVEILLAQPQISEIMQGFIPRTEVVTNPAMLYIAIGIIGATVMPHNLYLHSSIVQTRDFERTQTGKREAIQYARLDSTIALFFALFINASILILSASTFHQAGMTDIAEIGDAYYLLTPVLGTTAASILFGVALLASGQNSTLTGTLAGQIVMEGFIHFRITPWLRRLITRLIAIVPTVIVTALYGEKGTTELLILSQVILSIQLPFAIVPLVQFTSSKAKMGEFVNKKWVTAIAWLISGVIIALNIFLIYQTVTQL from the coding sequence ATGACTGATCAACATCACGAAGCGGTAGCATCAGAGCAGGGAAAAGGATGGAGAAAAGGGATTACCCAGCCTTCCTTACAAGAAGTGCACAGTTCCATGCGTGTACCCAAAAATGCGTCCAAATTTCGTAAATTTTTAGCTTTTGCGGGACCAGGTTATCTGGTTGCTGTAGGATATATGGACCCTGGAAATTGGGCGACTGATTTGGCGGGAGGTTCCCAGTTCGGTTATACGCTATTGTCGGTGATTCTTCTTTCTAATATTATGGCAATGTTTTTACAAGCCCTCGCAGGAAAGCTGGGAATCGTAACAGGTCGGGACTTAGCTCAGGCTTGCCGGGATCACTATTCCAAGCCAGTAGCAATGGTCTTATGGGTTCTGTGCGAGATCGCCATTGCAGCTTGTGATTTAGCAGAGGTGATTGGATCAGCAATTGCATTGAATTTGCTATTTGGCATTCCGTTATTGTATGGGGTGTTGATTACTGCTATTGATGTGCTGTTAGTATTGTTTTTACAAAATAAAGGATTCCGTTATATAGAAGCTATTGTTATTGCGTTGATCGGTACCATTGGGGTGTGCTTCGGAGTTGAGATCCTATTGGCTCAGCCTCAAATCAGCGAGATCATGCAAGGATTTATCCCGCGTACGGAAGTCGTAACAAATCCTGCGATGCTCTATATCGCGATTGGGATTATTGGTGCAACTGTCATGCCGCATAATCTGTATCTGCACTCCTCTATTGTCCAAACTCGTGACTTCGAACGGACGCAGACTGGTAAGCGGGAAGCGATTCAATATGCTCGTTTGGACTCAACGATTGCTTTATTCTTTGCCTTGTTTATCAATGCATCTATCTTGATTTTGTCAGCCTCTACGTTTCACCAGGCTGGCATGACAGATATAGCTGAGATTGGTGACGCTTATTATTTGCTGACTCCTGTGCTTGGAACAACAGCAGCGAGTATCCTGTTTGGGGTAGCCTTGCTAGCTTCTGGTCAAAATTCTACTTTAACGGGTACATTGGCTGGTCAGATTGTCATGGAGGGTTTTATTCATTTTCGCATAACACCGTGGCTGCGACGTTTAATTACTCGTCTGATTGCGATTGTTCCGACGGTGATTGTTACAGCCCTATACGGAGAAAAGGGAACCACAGAATTACTCATATTAAGTCAAGTCATTTTGTCGATTCAGCTCCCCTTTGCGATTGTTCCTCTTGTGCAATTTACCAGTAGCAAGGCTAAAATGGGTGAGTTTGTTAATAAGAAGTGGGTTACTGCTATTGCGTGGCTGATAAGTGGTGTCATTATTGCGTTAAATATATTTTTGATCTATCAAACTGTTACGCAGTTGTAG
- a CDS encoding MOSC domain-containing protein: MSQVQVRILSVNVGQPQVLPYKGKEVVTSICKQPVTGPLYLSKTQLQGDAQADLKYHGGVDKAVCVYASEHYPYWEKALGKALPASAFGENLTIEGLLEDEVCIGDIYRIGGAVVQVTQPRQPCHKLAKRYDVIDLAVQVQNTGYTGFYLRVLQEGEISQEDTMTLVEKDPDGISIAFANQIMHHDKKNKQAIKQILKVEALSASWRQSFMKRLGDEEIDTSLRLQGS; this comes from the coding sequence ATGTCGCAGGTACAAGTCAGAATTCTTTCTGTAAATGTAGGACAACCTCAAGTTCTTCCTTATAAAGGAAAAGAGGTAGTAACAAGCATATGTAAACAACCAGTAACAGGGCCTCTCTATCTTTCGAAAACCCAATTACAGGGGGACGCTCAAGCCGATTTGAAGTATCATGGCGGGGTAGATAAAGCCGTATGCGTTTATGCATCCGAGCACTATCCTTATTGGGAGAAGGCACTGGGTAAGGCATTGCCGGCCTCTGCCTTTGGAGAAAACTTAACCATAGAAGGATTGCTTGAGGATGAGGTTTGTATTGGGGATATTTACCGGATTGGTGGTGCTGTGGTACAAGTCACTCAGCCAAGACAGCCATGTCATAAATTAGCAAAGCGCTATGATGTAATTGATCTGGCGGTACAAGTACAGAATACAGGCTATACGGGTTTTTATCTGCGGGTTTTACAAGAGGGAGAGATTTCACAAGAAGACACGATGACATTGGTTGAAAAAGATCCTGATGGCATTTCGATTGCATTTGCTAATCAAATCATGCACCACGATAAAAAGAATAAACAAGCGATAAAGCAAATTTTGAAGGTAGAAGCATTATCTGCTAGTTGGCGTCAAAGCTTTATGAAACGATTAGGAGACGAGGAAATAGATACATCTCTACGCCTACAAGGCTCTTAA
- a CDS encoding DUF1516 family protein, with protein MRYEAMLASHVGGWEAALVLLILAYVFYRLDKNKIAKILHMILRLMYIIIVVFGAMLLFKFYLSDIRFIIKGLLGVCTIGLMEMALVRADKHKPNFIFFVGSLVLLVIVVLIGYRVI; from the coding sequence ATGAGGTATGAAGCTATGTTGGCATCGCATGTAGGTGGCTGGGAAGCTGCACTTGTATTATTAATTCTTGCCTATGTATTTTACAGATTAGATAAAAACAAAATTGCGAAAATCCTACATATGATACTGCGACTTATGTACATCATAATCGTTGTATTTGGAGCTATGCTCTTATTCAAGTTTTATCTGAGCGACATCCGATTCATCATAAAAGGCCTTTTGGGTGTCTGTACCATCGGCTTGATGGAGATGGCACTGGTACGTGCAGATAAACACAAGCCGAACTTTATTTTCTTTGTTGGCTCATTAGTATTGCTAGTGATTGTAGTGCTAATTGGATACAGAGTGATCTAG
- a CDS encoding sensor histidine kinase has product MKKWLKPKKSRSLYTSLILDYFVFNFFLLVVLIGLAIYLLNATFNHIESMDIVDVKIEASNYKQEDQRKELLPQLTSIGGWLEHLNANKQLVRVYGNKLDDHKSYSENQLFDLLQNHEQQPYYYSMYQNTLDPKTPYLLLKIPRNNILVSKDFEQIDIFDPFAKSFMTYLGMFGFIMLIFIVLYIYWTARRIKAPLIIILDALKKMTDGDYSTRIHLKAEHEFVQIRDTFNYMADVLEETRRENEILEKGKQRMLMDISHDLKTPITSIQGYAKALKEGMATDEERKQRYLEYIYQKSIRVNHLINNLFELLKLDAPDYRLHLRLEEITEFIRDMVVLHYTEMLDKQFHLQLDIPEREIYLYFDRIQLTRVLSNLLVNAIKYNPVGTTMRISLSEEKYYVVIKIADNGIGISEDIKENIFEPFVRADSSRASEGGTGLGLSIAKRIVTKHGGTIKLTSTDTEATVFVIRLPKPLT; this is encoded by the coding sequence TTGAAAAAATGGTTGAAGCCTAAAAAATCGCGTAGCCTCTATACCTCTCTCATCCTTGATTACTTTGTTTTTAATTTTTTTCTTTTGGTTGTTCTAATCGGACTTGCTATCTATCTTCTCAATGCTACCTTCAATCATATCGAAAGTATGGATATTGTTGATGTAAAAATTGAGGCTTCTAATTACAAGCAGGAGGATCAACGTAAGGAGCTCCTTCCGCAATTAACAAGTATTGGAGGCTGGTTGGAACACCTCAATGCCAATAAACAACTGGTTCGGGTATACGGCAACAAGCTAGATGATCATAAGTCCTATTCCGAGAATCAGTTATTCGATCTGTTGCAAAATCATGAACAACAGCCCTATTACTACTCGATGTACCAGAATACTCTTGATCCAAAAACACCGTATTTATTATTAAAGATACCCAGAAACAATATCCTTGTGTCTAAGGACTTTGAACAGATCGATATTTTCGACCCATTTGCGAAAAGCTTTATGACTTATTTAGGCATGTTTGGTTTCATCATGCTGATTTTCATTGTGCTGTATATTTACTGGACAGCTCGTCGTATTAAAGCTCCGCTGATTATTATTTTAGACGCGTTGAAAAAAATGACAGATGGAGACTATAGTACCCGTATTCACCTAAAGGCTGAGCATGAATTTGTACAAATCCGTGATACCTTTAACTATATGGCGGATGTACTGGAAGAGACACGCCGTGAAAATGAAATCCTAGAAAAGGGTAAGCAGAGGATGTTAATGGATATCTCCCATGACTTAAAAACACCAATCACCAGCATTCAGGGATATGCTAAAGCCTTAAAGGAAGGAATGGCCACGGATGAGGAACGAAAACAGCGCTACCTAGAATATATCTATCAGAAATCAATCCGGGTAAATCACCTTATTAATAATCTGTTTGAGCTACTTAAATTAGACGCTCCTGATTATCGACTGCATTTACGTTTAGAAGAGATTACAGAGTTTATCCGTGATATGGTTGTTTTGCATTATACAGAAATGCTGGATAAACAATTTCATTTGCAATTAGACATACCGGAACGAGAAATCTATCTATATTTTGATCGGATTCAATTAACTCGTGTATTAAGTAACTTATTGGTGAATGCGATTAAGTACAATCCCGTAGGAACAACCATGCGTATATCATTGTCAGAGGAAAAATACTATGTGGTCATTAAGATTGCGGACAATGGAATTGGAATTTCAGAAGATATTAAGGAAAATATTTTCGAACCATTTGTCCGGGCTGATTCCTCCCGTGCTAGTGAAGGAGGAACAGGCCTTGGCTTATCTATTGCTAAGCGGATCGTGACCAAGCACGGAGGTACAATCAAGCTTACCTCCACTGATACCGAAGCAACGGTTTTTGTTATACGTTTACCCAAGCCACTTACCTAA
- the ptsG gene encoding glucose-specific PTS transporter subunit IIBC — translation MFKKIFGVLQQVGKALMLPVAILPAAGILLAFGNALQNPALLEQLPFLSGPAIQLVAKVMEEAGSIIFGNLALLFAVGVAIGLAGGEGVAGLAAIIGFLIMNQVMGVFLGVTAEMAQNDKAYAMVLGIPTLQTGVFGGIIMGVIAANLYRKFYNIELPPFLGFFAGKRFVPIVTAVAALITGLVLIFIWPPIQSALNAFSHVMLDSNPTVAAFVFGLIERSLIPFGLHHIFYSPFWFEFGEYVNKAGQLVRGDQAIFFAQVKDNVQLTAGTFMTGKYPFMMFGLPAAALAIYHTARPEHKKMVAGIMGSAALTAFLTGITEPIEFSFLFVAPVLFAIHAVFAGLSFMVMQILNVKIGMTFSGGIIDYLLFGVLPNKTQWWLVIPVGLVLAVIYYFGFRFAILKWNLKTPGRQDEIETQASNTQTSGLAAGVLEALGGSVNISNLDACITRLRVSVNDSKHVDKEQLKRLGAAGVLEVGNNIQAIFGPKSDQLKEQIKDVMAGRTPVEKPASQPAPQAVSEQTSTATVFVSPLEGKMLELKDVPDQVFSQKMMGDGFAIEPTNGEVVSPVDGTIVTFFPTKHAIGIAANDGREILIHFGIDTVKLEGEGFEALAQEGDKVTAGQPLLRVQLAEVAEKVPSVITPIIFTNLQEGEQVIVKPGALVKRGEKNIISIEK, via the coding sequence ATGTTCAAAAAGATCTTCGGGGTGTTGCAACAGGTAGGTAAGGCACTTATGCTTCCAGTTGCCATCCTACCAGCCGCAGGGATTCTCCTAGCATTCGGTAATGCTTTGCAAAATCCGGCCTTGCTGGAGCAATTACCATTTTTATCAGGACCAGCGATTCAATTAGTCGCAAAAGTTATGGAAGAGGCTGGCTCCATTATTTTTGGAAACCTAGCGCTCTTATTTGCAGTTGGGGTAGCCATTGGATTAGCAGGTGGTGAAGGGGTAGCTGGGCTAGCTGCAATCATTGGTTTCTTAATTATGAATCAGGTTATGGGTGTCTTCCTTGGTGTAACTGCCGAAATGGCGCAGAATGATAAAGCCTACGCAATGGTGCTTGGAATCCCTACCCTACAAACAGGTGTTTTCGGTGGGATTATTATGGGGGTTATAGCGGCTAATCTGTACCGGAAGTTTTATAACATAGAATTACCGCCGTTCTTAGGCTTCTTTGCGGGAAAACGATTCGTACCGATCGTTACAGCGGTCGCTGCTTTAATAACAGGTCTTGTACTCATCTTTATTTGGCCGCCAATTCAATCAGCTCTTAATGCATTCTCACATGTGATGTTGGATTCCAATCCAACCGTGGCTGCATTTGTTTTTGGTCTTATCGAACGTTCTCTTATTCCGTTTGGTTTGCATCATATCTTCTATTCACCATTCTGGTTTGAGTTTGGAGAGTACGTAAACAAAGCTGGACAACTTGTTCGCGGAGATCAAGCGATCTTCTTTGCTCAGGTGAAGGATAATGTACAGTTAACAGCAGGAACATTTATGACAGGGAAGTATCCGTTTATGATGTTCGGATTGCCAGCGGCGGCTTTGGCCATTTATCATACCGCACGTCCTGAACACAAAAAGATGGTAGCCGGGATTATGGGATCGGCTGCGCTTACTGCCTTTTTGACAGGGATTACAGAGCCAATTGAATTCTCATTTTTATTCGTAGCACCAGTATTGTTTGCTATTCACGCAGTTTTTGCGGGGCTTTCCTTTATGGTCATGCAAATCCTCAATGTAAAAATTGGAATGACCTTCTCTGGCGGAATTATTGACTACTTGCTATTTGGGGTGTTACCAAACAAAACACAATGGTGGTTAGTGATTCCAGTAGGCTTGGTGCTTGCAGTTATCTATTATTTTGGCTTCCGTTTTGCTATTCTCAAGTGGAATCTAAAAACACCTGGTCGCCAGGATGAGATAGAGACTCAGGCTAGTAATACCCAAACCTCTGGATTGGCCGCAGGTGTATTGGAAGCGTTGGGCGGTAGCGTTAATATTAGTAACCTAGATGCGTGTATTACTCGTTTGCGCGTATCTGTTAATGATAGTAAGCATGTAGATAAGGAACAATTAAAAAGGCTTGGTGCAGCAGGGGTTCTGGAGGTTGGAAACAATATTCAGGCGATCTTTGGACCAAAATCTGACCAATTGAAGGAACAGATCAAGGATGTAATGGCTGGGCGCACGCCGGTTGAGAAGCCTGCAAGTCAGCCAGCACCACAAGCTGTCTCTGAGCAGACAAGCACTGCTACGGTTTTTGTTTCACCATTAGAAGGTAAAATGCTAGAGCTAAAGGATGTACCTGATCAGGTCTTCTCTCAAAAGATGATGGGAGATGGTTTTGCTATTGAACCAACTAATGGAGAGGTTGTATCTCCTGTGGATGGAACAATTGTTACCTTCTTCCCAACTAAGCATGCGATTGGTATTGCTGCAAATGATGGACGTGAAATTCTGATTCACTTTGGAATTGATACGGTGAAGCTAGAGGGTGAGGGCTTTGAAGCTCTAGCTCAAGAAGGAGACAAGGTTACAGCAGGACAGCCATTACTGCGTGTTCAACTAGCAGAGGTAGCGGAAAAAGTACCTTCTGTGATTACACCAATTATTTTTACCAACTTGCAAGAAGGGGAGCAAGTTATTGTTAAACCGGGCGCTTTGGTAAAACGTGGGGAAAAAAATATCATTTCCATTGAGAAATAA
- a CDS encoding DUF1189 family protein gives MFESLKISLLKPNNLGQLVNKKAGVVFGFILFLALLISVFVFSSFYQTSSMFLKEAQAVLNSTPDFTFKDDVLNMQTDQPIYSPNKMFIFDPNNQVKAENYPKGSYVVIFGKVKATFMEKGVVVRETNYMNSGLRDISKQEFTELVDWLITKETTIWATIFAGIFIYMIFSTMFTAFILGILAYIISNLQKKELTFGQAFKLAIFSLTVPFLIKGILVLAAWPVPIGPITWGLGAVYVVMAVRNIKTS, from the coding sequence TTGTTTGAATCATTGAAAATTAGTTTGTTAAAGCCAAATAACCTAGGCCAGCTTGTAAACAAGAAAGCTGGGGTCGTATTTGGATTTATCCTGTTTCTTGCCTTACTGATTAGCGTGTTTGTTTTTTCTAGTTTTTATCAGACATCAAGCATGTTTTTAAAAGAGGCACAGGCTGTACTAAACAGCACACCGGATTTTACCTTTAAAGATGATGTGTTAAACATGCAGACTGATCAGCCGATTTATTCGCCTAACAAAATGTTTATCTTTGACCCTAACAATCAAGTAAAAGCAGAGAATTATCCCAAAGGTTCGTATGTAGTTATTTTTGGGAAGGTAAAGGCAACATTTATGGAAAAGGGTGTTGTTGTACGCGAAACAAATTATATGAATTCTGGTTTACGTGACATAAGCAAGCAAGAATTTACGGAACTAGTTGATTGGCTTATAACCAAGGAAACGACAATCTGGGCCACTATATTTGCAGGTATCTTTATTTACATGATTTTTAGCACGATGTTTACTGCATTTATTCTTGGTATTTTGGCATACATTATCAGCAATCTTCAGAAAAAGGAATTAACATTTGGTCAAGCGTTTAAACTAGCGATCTTCAGTCTGACAGTACCTTTCCTAATTAAAGGGATTCTAGTGTTAGCTGCATGGCCTGTTCCTATTGGCCCGATCACCTGGGGGTTAGGTGCTGTTTACGTTGTCATGGCTGTGCGGAACATAAAAACAAGCTGA
- a CDS encoding response regulator transcription factor, translated as MSYTILIADDEREIVELLTLYLEKEDFHVIEVHNGDSVLPVLAQKKVDLVILDIMMPGKDGFQLIKEIRQAYNIPVMFLSARTQDHDVILGLGLGADDYITKPFNPLEVIARIQALLRRVHEFTLTVEAPINPEEQLIKIGEMILDKASCLVYRNEEAISLTSIEYKILELLMVNAGQVFTKKKIYEAVWGDFYANDDNTIMVHISKLREKIEDDPKQPTYIKTIRGLGYKFEKMVEA; from the coding sequence GTGTCATATACCATATTAATCGCCGATGATGAGAGAGAGATTGTTGAACTTTTAACGCTCTATCTTGAGAAGGAAGATTTTCATGTCATAGAAGTTCATAATGGAGATAGCGTTTTACCAGTTCTGGCTCAAAAGAAAGTGGATTTGGTCATCCTTGATATTATGATGCCTGGAAAAGATGGTTTTCAGCTTATTAAGGAGATCAGGCAAGCCTATAATATTCCCGTCATGTTTTTATCAGCACGCACGCAGGATCATGATGTGATCTTAGGTTTAGGGCTTGGGGCAGATGACTATATCACAAAACCGTTTAATCCTTTGGAAGTGATTGCACGGATTCAGGCTCTTCTTCGCCGTGTTCATGAATTTACCCTTACGGTGGAAGCTCCTATTAACCCAGAGGAGCAGCTTATTAAAATTGGGGAGATGATCCTAGATAAAGCGAGCTGTCTCGTCTATCGAAATGAGGAAGCTATTTCACTGACTTCTATCGAATACAAAATACTAGAACTCTTGATGGTTAATGCCGGTCAGGTTTTTACCAAAAAGAAAATTTATGAAGCGGTATGGGGCGACTTCTATGCCAATGATGATAATACCATCATGGTGCACATTAGCAAATTACGTGAAAAAATCGAGGATGATCCGAAACAACCCACTTATATAAAAACCATTCGAGGATTGGGGTATAAATTTGAAAAAATGGTTGAAGCCTAA
- a CDS encoding beta-class carbonic anhydrase, producing the protein MGKLEEILDYNKKFVENQRYTEFTTTKFPDKRLVVISCMDTRLVELLPHAMNVKNGDVKIIKTAGAIVSHPFGAVMRSILVAIYELQAEEVIVVGHYDCGMSAINPTHFLEKVRERGVSADSLHLLKSAGINLEKWLRGFDNVTDAVKESVDMILNHPLLPPSVPIHGLIIDPSTGKLDVVINGYEKK; encoded by the coding sequence GTGGGAAAACTTGAAGAGATTTTAGATTACAATAAAAAGTTCGTAGAAAATCAGAGATATACGGAGTTCACAACAACCAAGTTTCCTGATAAACGGTTGGTTGTCATTTCATGTATGGACACAAGACTGGTCGAACTTCTTCCTCACGCAATGAACGTCAAAAATGGAGATGTCAAGATTATTAAGACAGCAGGAGCTATTGTCTCTCATCCGTTTGGGGCGGTTATGAGAAGTATCTTAGTGGCTATCTATGAGTTACAAGCAGAAGAAGTCATAGTGGTAGGTCATTACGATTGTGGAATGAGTGCGATTAATCCTACGCATTTTTTAGAAAAGGTGCGAGAACGAGGGGTTTCGGCAGATTCGTTACATCTATTAAAAAGTGCTGGAATTAATTTGGAAAAATGGTTACGAGGTTTTGATAACGTGACAGATGCTGTTAAAGAGAGCGTCGATATGATCCTTAATCATCCGTTACTGCCTCCATCAGTGCCAATCCATGGTTTAATCATTGACCCAAGTACAGGTAAACTAGATGTAGTTATAAATGGATATGAAAAAAAATAA
- a CDS encoding peptide ABC transporter substrate-binding protein — MKKNIFVLMSSVLVLGAALAGCSTGNGNGAAPAGNESKKSEDSKASGNQTLRLNLASEPPTLDPGLTEDATSGAIVRSTFDGLTRLGEDGKPHNSVASDIKISDDLKTYTFTLRDSKWSNGDPVTAKDYEYAWKRVLTPKTASSYAYQLYYIKGAEAFHKGKGKLEDVGIKAINDNTLEVTLENPTPFFLELTAFYTYYPINQKVDTENPDWAKNAKTHVGNGPFKLDTWEHKSKILLTKNENYWDKDSVKMEKIEFSMIDDGNTELSMFDNGDLDWAGKPVGDLPTDVVPIKKAEGALKMKPTASIYWYKFNTEKAPFTNAKIRKAFAYAVDRKAIVENITQAGEQPALGILPPTMAVKPEGYFKDNDAATAKKLLDEGMKELGISKLPSISLSFNTLEGNKKIAEAIQDQWKKNLGVDVKLENTEWKVYIDKLHQGNYQIGRMAWSADFNDPINFLELYRDKKGGNNDTNWENPKYKELLIKSASEPNPEKRTQLFAEAEQIIMDEMPVIPIYYRTQNWIQNDKVKGVLLDALGFVDYKWSYIAE, encoded by the coding sequence ATGAAGAAAAATATATTTGTGTTGATGAGTTCCGTTCTTGTATTAGGTGCTGCTCTTGCGGGCTGTAGTACAGGTAACGGTAACGGAGCCGCTCCGGCTGGTAACGAATCTAAAAAGTCTGAAGATTCAAAAGCAAGCGGAAATCAAACCCTTCGTTTAAACCTTGCATCTGAGCCTCCTACGCTTGATCCTGGTCTTACAGAAGATGCTACTTCTGGGGCAATTGTTCGTTCTACCTTTGATGGTCTAACTCGTTTGGGTGAAGACGGTAAGCCTCACAATTCTGTTGCATCCGATATTAAAATTTCAGATGATTTAAAAACATATACATTCACGTTGCGTGATTCAAAGTGGTCTAACGGTGACCCTGTTACTGCTAAAGACTACGAATATGCTTGGAAACGCGTTCTTACTCCAAAAACAGCATCTAGCTATGCCTACCAGCTTTATTACATTAAGGGTGCAGAAGCATTCCATAAGGGTAAAGGAAAACTTGAAGACGTAGGTATCAAAGCTATTAATGATAACACATTAGAAGTTACGTTAGAAAACCCTACTCCATTCTTCTTGGAGTTAACAGCTTTCTACACATACTATCCAATTAATCAAAAAGTAGATACCGAAAATCCTGACTGGGCGAAAAATGCAAAAACCCACGTGGGTAACGGTCCGTTCAAGCTAGATACTTGGGAGCATAAGAGTAAGATTTTGTTGACCAAGAACGAAAACTACTGGGATAAAGATTCTGTAAAAATGGAAAAAATTGAATTCTCCATGATTGATGATGGCAATACAGAGCTTTCCATGTTTGACAACGGTGATTTGGATTGGGCAGGTAAACCAGTTGGAGACTTGCCAACAGATGTTGTGCCTATCAAAAAAGCAGAGGGTGCCTTGAAGATGAAGCCTACTGCATCCATCTATTGGTACAAGTTCAATACAGAAAAAGCACCGTTTACTAATGCAAAAATCCGTAAAGCCTTTGCCTATGCGGTAGATCGTAAAGCGATTGTAGAAAACATTACGCAAGCTGGAGAGCAACCAGCACTAGGTATCCTGCCTCCAACTATGGCTGTTAAACCAGAAGGCTACTTTAAAGATAACGATGCAGCAACAGCTAAAAAATTGTTAGACGAAGGTATGAAAGAGCTAGGTATCAGCAAGCTGCCTTCAATTTCACTATCCTTTAATACGTTGGAAGGTAACAAGAAAATTGCAGAAGCTATCCAAGACCAATGGAAAAAGAACTTGGGCGTAGATGTAAAACTAGAAAATACCGAGTGGAAAGTATACATTGATAAGCTACACCAAGGTAACTATCAAATCGGACGTATGGCTTGGTCTGCTGACTTCAATGATCCAATTAACTTCCTAGAGCTGTACCGTGATAAAAAAGGCGGTAACAATGATACAAACTGGGAAAATCCAAAATACAAGGAGCTATTAATCAAGTCGGCTTCTGAACCAAATCCAGAGAAACGTACACAGTTGTTTGCTGAAGCAGAGCAAATCATCATGGATGAAATGCCTGTAATTCCAATCTACTACCGTACACAAAACTGGATTCAAAATGACAAAGTAAAAGGCGTATTGCTTGATGCACTTGGTTTCGTCGATTACAAATGGTCTTACATTGCTGAATAA